Proteins co-encoded in one Arthrobacter sp. ERGS1:01 genomic window:
- a CDS encoding PadR family transcriptional regulator, with amino-acid sequence MAAVFAHGALRLYLLALLEEGPKHGYEVIKALSDRFGGTYSPSAGTVYPRLAKLQEEGLVETALDGRRTIYTLTDAGRAEIADRREELAGLEVEIAASVRRLADDLRHDIRENMRSLRADLAAGAEAAKSRAKEPPARPGPGATQRRLRESELLLQKFRDDLRVDLRLQAAAAELSELTVETLRTILDQAAVAVRTTMKG; translated from the coding sequence ATGGCCGCCGTCTTTGCCCACGGCGCCCTGCGCCTGTACCTCCTGGCACTGCTGGAGGAGGGCCCCAAGCATGGTTACGAGGTCATCAAGGCACTCAGCGACCGCTTTGGCGGCACCTACTCCCCCAGTGCCGGCACCGTGTATCCGCGGCTGGCCAAGCTGCAGGAGGAGGGCCTGGTGGAGACGGCCCTTGACGGCCGCCGCACCATCTACACCCTGACCGATGCGGGCCGGGCCGAAATTGCGGACCGGCGCGAGGAACTCGCGGGGCTGGAGGTGGAGATTGCCGCCTCCGTCCGGCGCCTGGCCGACGATCTCCGCCATGACATCCGCGAAAACATGCGCAGCCTTCGGGCCGACCTTGCCGCGGGGGCCGAAGCCGCCAAGAGCCGCGCCAAGGAGCCGCCGGCGCGCCCGGGCCCCGGCGCCACACAGCGCAGGCTGCGCGAATCGGAGCTGTTGCTGCAAAAGTTCCGCGACGATCTGCGCGTCGACCTGCGCCTGCAGGCGGCCGCCGCGGAACTGAGCGAGCTGACCGTCGAGACCCTGCGCACCATCCTGGACCAGGCCGCCGTCGCCGTTCGCACCACCATGAAGGGCTGA
- a CDS encoding sugar phosphate isomerase/epimerase family protein produces the protein MPNANTATWTLSGFGDEIDPDPAVQAAVMLALGAKHIEVRSAWGTNVVELEPGQVAKLKEILDGAGLTVSAVASPIGKVDISLPADHEVERLRRIIGVAKALDTRYIRIFSYFRAAEQTPEEIRDAVMERMALLAAEAEKAGVVLLHENEKDIYGDTPERVLDLMETVGSPALRAAWDNANFVQVGVKPYTDAYAMLRPYLEYLQVKDAVAGTGEVVPTGHGDGELEETLAALLADGYTGFASLEPHLAAQHELGGFSGPQAFGEAARAFRAVTDKLGVALA, from the coding sequence ATGCCCAACGCCAACACCGCTACCTGGACCCTTTCCGGCTTCGGCGATGAAATCGATCCCGACCCCGCAGTGCAGGCGGCCGTCATGCTGGCACTCGGCGCCAAGCACATTGAAGTCCGCAGCGCCTGGGGCACCAACGTGGTCGAGCTCGAGCCTGGGCAGGTTGCCAAGCTCAAGGAAATCCTCGACGGCGCCGGCCTGACGGTTTCGGCCGTGGCCAGCCCCATCGGCAAGGTGGACATCAGCCTGCCGGCCGATCACGAGGTGGAGCGCCTGCGCCGCATCATCGGGGTCGCCAAGGCCCTGGACACGCGCTATATCCGCATCTTCTCCTACTTCCGTGCAGCGGAGCAGACGCCCGAAGAGATCCGCGACGCCGTCATGGAGCGCATGGCGCTGCTGGCCGCCGAAGCCGAGAAGGCCGGCGTCGTACTTCTGCACGAAAACGAAAAAGACATCTACGGCGACACCCCGGAGCGCGTCCTGGATCTGATGGAGACCGTCGGCTCGCCGGCCCTGCGCGCCGCCTGGGACAACGCCAACTTTGTCCAGGTGGGGGTCAAGCCCTACACCGACGCCTACGCCATGCTGCGCCCCTACCTGGAATACCTGCAGGTCAAGGATGCCGTTGCCGGCACCGGCGAAGTGGTGCCCACCGGCCACGGTGACGGCGAACTCGAGGAAACCCTTGCCGCCCTGCTGGCCGACGGGTACACCGGCTTCGCGTCGCTTGAACCGCACCTGGCCGCCCAGCACGAACTCGGCGGATTCTCCGGCCCGCAGGCTTTTGGCGAGGCCGCCCGCGCCTTCCGGGCCGTCACCGACAAGCTCGGCGTTGCCCTGGCCTGA
- a CDS encoding DUF4097 family beta strand repeat-containing protein, whose translation MNERTWSVDEPLTIEFDGLSEVRLALVKGRFDIVVTESPVATLEISEVEGQPLDVTFADGVLKVEHFNAANWLTRLINFQSTARAVMSIAVPPGTTVNAATVNGDGMVSGSHKTTLRTVSGSLMSDATHGMLSLDTVSGEIIARNHTGHLAAKSVSGEVTASGWLDSIRASTVSANATFDVFGTPSSLVAKSVSGDITVRLPQTVGVAVTASSASGVVVVGEDRFSNPGQTTHTSAGAKAPRLEVRTSTISGNLSVLFAEPADDGMAAGSAENGPADVGPGDGEPGDGGFNESGEGS comes from the coding sequence ATGAATGAACGGACATGGTCGGTCGACGAACCCCTGACCATTGAATTTGACGGCTTGTCGGAGGTGCGCCTGGCCCTGGTCAAGGGGCGCTTCGACATTGTCGTGACGGAAAGCCCGGTGGCCACGCTTGAGATCAGCGAGGTGGAGGGCCAGCCGCTGGATGTCACCTTTGCCGACGGCGTGCTGAAGGTGGAGCACTTCAACGCCGCCAACTGGCTGACCCGCCTGATCAACTTCCAATCCACCGCGCGGGCCGTCATGAGCATCGCCGTGCCGCCGGGGACCACTGTCAACGCCGCCACGGTGAACGGCGACGGCATGGTCAGCGGGAGCCACAAGACCACGCTGCGCACCGTGAGCGGGTCATTGATGTCCGACGCCACGCACGGGATGCTGAGCCTGGACACCGTCAGCGGGGAGATCATTGCCCGCAACCACACCGGCCACCTGGCGGCCAAGAGCGTTTCGGGCGAAGTAACGGCGTCGGGATGGCTGGATTCAATCCGCGCCAGCACCGTCTCGGCCAACGCCACCTTCGATGTGTTCGGCACGCCTTCCAGCCTGGTTGCCAAGTCCGTCTCCGGCGACATCACCGTGCGGCTGCCACAGACCGTGGGCGTGGCCGTCACGGCGTCCAGCGCCTCGGGAGTCGTGGTGGTGGGCGAAGACCGCTTCAGCAACCCCGGCCAGACCACGCACACCTCGGCCGGCGCCAAGGCGCCGCGCCTGGAAGTGCGCACCTCCACGATCTCCGGAAACCTTTCGGTCCTCTTTGCCGAACCGGCCGACGACGGAATGGCGGCCGGTTCCGCCGAGAACGGGCCTGCCGACGTCGGGCCCGGCGACGGCGAGCCCGGCGACGGCGGCTTCAACGAATCCGGGGAGGGAAGCTGA
- a CDS encoding multifunctional oxoglutarate decarboxylase/oxoglutarate dehydrogenase thiamine pyrophosphate-binding subunit/dihydrolipoyllysine-residue succinyltransferase subunit → MPEQSIHRLPEEFGGNEWLVDELYERYQADKNSVDTKWWPLFASFDADEAAGNGRHTAANSAPVTAPIPVVPAPAAATPAPVAPTTPAATAPAAAAAPAAAAPAAPATAPKAPAAPRPPAPAKDAARTGTTPIPAQLPKTAKDNSVPDKAVETVLKGPAKAIAANMISSLEVPTATSVRAIPAKLLIDNRLVINSNLARARGGKVSFTHLIGYAVIKALAAFPSMNVSYDVIDGKPVAVQPPHVNFGIAIDMPKPDGTRLLMVPNIKKAETLNFAEFWHTYEDLIKRARNGKLTADDHAGTTVSLTNPGGIGTVHSVPRLSKGQAAIIGVGALDYPAEYQGASPKIIAQNAVSKILTLTSTYDHRVIQGAGSGEFLKKIHQLLLGAENFYDEIFESLRIPYEPVRWSLDLQVDPADEINKVARIQQLIHSYRVRGHLMADTDPLEYVQRRHPDLDVLTYGLTLWDLDREWPTGGFGGAQKLLLRDILGVLRDAYCRTTGVEYMHIQEPEQRQWFQDELEHPYSKPSREEQLRIVSKLNSAEAFETFLQTKFVGQKRFSLEGGESLIPLLDSIISDAADDGLDEVAIGMAHRGRLNVLTNIAGKTYAQVFREFEGTQDVRSIQGSGDVKYHLGTEGTFTSDAGNETKVYLAANPSHLEAVDAVLEGIVRAKQDRLDQGENFPVLPIMVHGDAAFAGQGVVSETLNLSQLRGYRVGGTIHVVVNNQVGFTTSPSSSRSSVYSTDIAKMIQAPVFHVNGDDPEAVVRVAQLAYQFQQRFRKDVVIDMVCYRRRGHNEGDDPSMTQPLMYNLIEAKRSVRRLYTEALIGRGDITEEEATQLLRDYQERLERVFAETHAAQTSPIPVITKDAAAVSDLERPIAQQADSGVNDPKVTAISAQVLGRIGAAHTAIPEGFTVHPKLKALLEKRETMSREGGIDWGFGELAAFGSLLLEGVPVRLAGQDSRRGTFVQRHAVFHDRANGRVWTPIGGLSEDQAKLWIYDSLLSEYAAMGFEYGYSVERPDALVLWEAQFGDFANGAQTIMDEFISSAEQKWGQRSSLVLMLPHGYEGQGPDHSSARIERYLQMCAEDNMIVANPTTPASHFHLLRRQAYSKPRKPLIIFTPKQLLRLKAAASSVEDFTTGGFRPVIGDHAKVDANAVDRVVLVSGRLYYDLLAAREKANDTKAVIIRVEQLYPLPLAEIKAELAKYPNAEVVWAQDEPANQGPWPFMGLNLAPELDKKLTRVSRPASASTATGSAKNHAVEQTLLVKQAFERN, encoded by the coding sequence GTGCCAGAGCAATCCATCCACCGTCTACCCGAGGAATTTGGCGGAAACGAGTGGCTCGTCGATGAACTGTACGAGCGCTACCAGGCCGACAAGAACTCCGTGGATACAAAGTGGTGGCCACTTTTTGCATCCTTCGACGCCGACGAGGCCGCCGGCAACGGACGCCACACTGCAGCCAATTCCGCCCCTGTCACGGCCCCGATCCCGGTAGTTCCGGCCCCCGCTGCGGCAACGCCCGCCCCGGTGGCACCGACGACGCCGGCCGCCACCGCCCCGGCAGCTGCCGCGGCACCGGCTGCTGCGGCGCCCGCTGCTCCGGCAACAGCCCCCAAGGCACCCGCGGCACCCCGTCCGCCGGCCCCCGCCAAGGATGCCGCCCGCACGGGCACCACCCCCATCCCGGCCCAGCTCCCCAAGACCGCCAAGGACAACTCCGTCCCCGACAAGGCCGTCGAAACCGTGCTCAAGGGACCGGCCAAGGCCATTGCCGCGAACATGATCTCCAGCCTGGAGGTGCCCACCGCCACAAGCGTGCGCGCCATCCCGGCGAAGCTGCTGATTGACAACCGCCTTGTCATCAACTCCAACCTGGCCCGCGCCCGTGGCGGCAAGGTCTCCTTCACGCACTTGATCGGTTACGCCGTCATCAAGGCACTGGCCGCCTTCCCCTCCATGAACGTCTCCTACGACGTCATCGACGGCAAGCCCGTGGCCGTCCAGCCGCCCCACGTAAACTTCGGCATCGCGATCGACATGCCCAAGCCGGACGGCACCCGCCTGCTCATGGTGCCGAACATCAAGAAGGCGGAGACCCTGAACTTCGCCGAGTTCTGGCACACCTACGAGGACCTGATCAAGCGTGCCCGCAACGGCAAGCTCACGGCCGACGACCACGCCGGCACCACGGTTTCGCTGACCAACCCCGGCGGCATCGGCACCGTCCACTCCGTGCCGCGGCTGTCCAAGGGCCAGGCCGCGATCATCGGCGTCGGCGCACTGGACTACCCGGCCGAGTACCAGGGTGCCAGCCCCAAGATCATCGCCCAGAACGCGGTCTCGAAGATCCTAACGCTGACCTCCACCTACGACCACCGCGTCATCCAGGGTGCCGGATCCGGCGAATTCCTGAAGAAGATCCACCAGCTCCTGCTCGGGGCCGAGAACTTCTACGACGAAATCTTCGAGTCGCTGCGCATCCCGTACGAGCCCGTGCGCTGGAGCCTTGACCTGCAGGTGGACCCGGCCGACGAGATCAACAAGGTTGCCCGGATCCAGCAGCTGATCCACTCCTACCGCGTGCGCGGCCACCTGATGGCCGACACCGACCCGCTGGAATACGTCCAGCGCCGCCACCCCGACCTTGACGTGCTCACCTACGGGCTGACCCTGTGGGACCTGGACCGCGAATGGCCCACCGGCGGATTCGGCGGCGCACAGAAGCTGCTCCTGCGCGACATCCTCGGCGTGCTGCGTGACGCGTACTGCCGCACCACGGGCGTGGAATACATGCACATCCAGGAGCCCGAGCAGCGCCAGTGGTTCCAGGACGAGCTTGAGCACCCGTACTCCAAGCCCAGCCGCGAAGAGCAGCTGCGCATTGTCTCGAAGCTGAACTCGGCCGAGGCCTTTGAGACGTTCCTGCAGACGAAGTTCGTCGGCCAGAAGCGCTTCTCCCTGGAAGGCGGCGAGTCCCTGATTCCGCTGCTTGACTCCATCATCTCCGACGCCGCCGACGACGGCCTGGACGAGGTTGCGATCGGCATGGCCCACCGTGGCCGGCTGAACGTGCTCACCAACATTGCCGGCAAGACCTACGCTCAGGTGTTCCGCGAATTTGAGGGCACCCAGGACGTTCGCAGCATCCAGGGCTCCGGCGACGTCAAGTACCACCTCGGCACGGAGGGTACGTTCACCTCCGACGCCGGCAACGAGACCAAGGTCTACCTGGCCGCGAACCCGTCGCACCTGGAAGCCGTCGACGCCGTGCTTGAGGGCATCGTCCGCGCCAAGCAGGACCGCCTGGACCAGGGCGAGAACTTCCCCGTGCTGCCCATCATGGTGCACGGCGACGCGGCCTTTGCCGGCCAGGGCGTTGTGTCCGAGACCCTGAACCTGTCCCAGCTGCGCGGCTACCGCGTGGGCGGAACCATCCACGTGGTGGTCAACAACCAGGTGGGCTTCACGACGTCGCCGTCGTCCTCGCGTTCCTCCGTGTACTCCACGGACATCGCCAAGATGATCCAGGCGCCCGTGTTCCACGTCAACGGCGACGACCCCGAAGCCGTGGTGCGCGTGGCCCAGCTGGCGTACCAGTTCCAGCAGCGCTTCCGCAAGGACGTTGTCATCGACATGGTCTGCTACCGCCGTCGCGGCCACAACGAGGGTGACGACCCCTCCATGACGCAGCCGCTGATGTACAACCTGATCGAGGCCAAGCGCTCCGTCCGCCGCCTGTACACCGAGGCCCTGATCGGCCGCGGCGACATCACGGAAGAGGAAGCCACCCAGCTGCTCCGTGACTACCAGGAACGCCTGGAGCGCGTCTTTGCCGAAACACACGCGGCCCAGACGTCCCCGATCCCGGTCATCACCAAGGACGCCGCTGCCGTCTCCGACCTGGAGCGGCCCATCGCCCAGCAGGCGGACTCCGGGGTCAACGACCCCAAGGTCACCGCCATCTCGGCCCAGGTGCTCGGACGCATCGGCGCCGCCCACACGGCCATTCCGGAGGGCTTCACGGTCCACCCGAAGCTCAAGGCCCTGCTGGAAAAGCGCGAGACCATGTCCCGCGAAGGCGGCATCGACTGGGGCTTTGGCGAACTCGCCGCCTTTGGTTCGCTGCTCCTTGAAGGCGTCCCCGTCCGCCTCGCCGGCCAGGACTCGCGCCGCGGCACGTTCGTGCAGCGCCACGCCGTGTTCCACGACCGTGCCAACGGCCGTGTCTGGACCCCCATTGGCGGCCTCAGCGAGGACCAGGCCAAGCTGTGGATCTACGACTCCCTGCTGAGCGAATACGCGGCCATGGGCTTCGAATACGGCTACTCGGTGGAACGCCCGGATGCGCTGGTGCTGTGGGAGGCCCAGTTCGGCGACTTCGCCAACGGCGCCCAGACCATCATGGACGAGTTCATCTCCTCAGCCGAGCAGAAGTGGGGCCAGCGGTCCTCGCTGGTGCTCATGCTGCCGCACGGCTACGAGGGCCAGGGCCCGGACCACTCCTCGGCCCGCATTGAGCGCTACCTGCAGATGTGCGCGGAGGACAACATGATCGTTGCCAACCCGACCACGCCGGCGTCGCACTTCCACCTGCTGCGCCGCCAGGCCTACAGCAAGCCGCGCAAGCCGTTGATCATCTTCACGCCCAAGCAGCTGCTGCGCCTGAAGGCCGCCGCGTCCAGCGTGGAGGACTTCACCACGGGCGGCTTCCGTCCCGTGATCGGCGACCATGCCAAGGTTGACGCCAACGCCGTGGACCGCGTGGTGCTGGTCTCCGGACGCCTATACTACGACCTCCTCGCCGCCCGCGAGAAGGCCAACGACACCAAGGCCGTGATCATCCGCGTCGAGCAGCTCTACCCGCTGCCGTTGGCGGAGATCAAGGCCGAACTGGCGAAGTACCCGAACGCCGAGGTTGTCTGGGCCCAGGATGAGCCCGCCAACCAGGGCCCGTGGCCGTTCATGGGCCTGAATCTGGCCCCGGAGCTGGACAAGAAGCTGACGCGGGTTTCCCGTCCGGCCTCCGCATCCACCGCAACGGGTTCGGCGAAGAACCACGCCGTGGAGCAGACGCTGCTCGTCAAGCAAGCATTCGAACGCAACTAA
- a CDS encoding 50S ribosomal protein bL37 → MSKRSRKRRDRKSGGANHGKRPNT, encoded by the coding sequence ATGTCAAAGCGTTCACGCAAGCGTCGGGACCGTAAGAGTGGCGGCGCAAACCACGGTAAGCGCCCCAACACGTAA
- a CDS encoding GuaB1 family IMP dehydrogenase-related protein — protein MRFLTPPATDLTYSDVFLVPSRSTITSRLDVDLSSGDGTGTTIPLVVANMTAVSGKRMAETVARRGGLAILPQDIPLKVLGAVTEWVKMRDTLFETPLTMSPADIVVDAVHLMTKRAHNAVVVVEDGVFVGLVRGADCEGVDRFSSLASVMRSKALTIDATPFDAIRARADAGTMTAAEAKAETDLALRGAFAILDSAGTDFAPVVRDGHVLGALTRTGALRSTIYQPAVDATGRLRIGVAVGINGDVSAKAAALLEYGVDALVVDTAHGHQNKMLDALRAVRGLNPAVPVAAGNVVSAAGVRDLVEAGADILKVGVGPGAMCTTRMMTAVGRPQFSAVLECSTAAAELGAHVWADGGVRYPRDVALALAAGASQVMIGSWFAGTFESPGDLQVDADGRRYKESFGMASARAVQNRTSGDQAFERARKGLFEEGISTSKMYLDPARPGVEDLLDMITAGLRSSFTYAGASSLEAFRSNAIVGVQSAAGYEEGRPLPQSW, from the coding sequence ATGCGTTTTCTTACCCCGCCCGCCACGGACCTCACCTATTCGGACGTGTTCCTGGTCCCCTCCCGCTCCACCATCACCTCCCGGCTCGACGTCGACCTCTCCAGCGGTGACGGCACCGGAACCACCATCCCGCTGGTCGTGGCCAACATGACGGCGGTCTCGGGCAAGCGGATGGCCGAAACGGTGGCCCGGCGCGGCGGCCTTGCGATCCTGCCCCAGGACATTCCGTTGAAGGTGCTTGGCGCCGTCACCGAATGGGTGAAGATGCGGGACACCTTGTTTGAGACCCCGTTGACCATGTCCCCGGCCGACATCGTTGTCGACGCCGTCCACCTGATGACCAAGCGGGCCCACAACGCAGTGGTGGTGGTCGAGGACGGCGTATTTGTCGGCCTGGTGCGCGGTGCCGACTGTGAAGGCGTCGATAGGTTCTCCTCCCTGGCGTCCGTGATGCGCAGCAAGGCGCTGACGATTGACGCGACCCCGTTTGACGCCATCCGCGCCCGGGCGGATGCCGGCACCATGACCGCCGCCGAGGCCAAGGCCGAAACGGACCTGGCCCTGCGCGGAGCCTTTGCCATACTGGACTCGGCCGGCACCGACTTTGCCCCCGTGGTGCGGGACGGGCACGTGCTTGGCGCGCTGACCCGCACCGGTGCGCTGCGATCCACCATCTACCAGCCTGCCGTGGATGCCACGGGCCGCCTGCGGATTGGGGTCGCCGTGGGCATCAACGGCGACGTCTCGGCCAAGGCCGCGGCCCTCCTGGAGTATGGCGTCGACGCGCTCGTGGTGGACACGGCCCACGGGCACCAAAACAAGATGCTTGACGCACTGCGGGCCGTCCGCGGCCTGAACCCGGCCGTTCCCGTCGCTGCGGGCAACGTGGTCAGCGCGGCCGGCGTCCGCGACCTGGTGGAGGCCGGCGCGGACATCCTCAAGGTGGGTGTGGGACCGGGCGCCATGTGCACCACCCGCATGATGACGGCCGTGGGACGGCCCCAGTTCTCCGCCGTGCTGGAATGTTCGACGGCGGCCGCGGAGCTGGGCGCGCACGTGTGGGCCGACGGGGGAGTGCGCTACCCGCGCGACGTCGCCCTCGCCCTGGCCGCCGGTGCCAGCCAGGTCATGATCGGCTCCTGGTTTGCCGGCACCTTCGAGAGCCCCGGGGACCTGCAGGTCGACGCCGACGGGCGACGCTACAAGGAGAGCTTCGGCATGGCCTCCGCCCGGGCCGTGCAAAACCGGACCTCGGGAGACCAGGCCTTTGAGCGGGCCCGCAAGGGATTGTTCGAGGAGGGCATCTCCACCTCCAAGATGTACCTTGACCCGGCCCGCCCCGGCGTCGAGGACCTGCTGGACATGATCACCGCGGGGCTGCGCAGCTCGTTCACCTATGCGGGGGCGTCATCGCTGGAGGCGTTCCGCTCCAACGCGATCGTCGGCGTGCAGTCGGCTGCCGGCTACGAGGAGGGCCGGCCGCTGCCGCAGAGCTGGTAA
- the rsrA gene encoding mycothiol system anti-sigma-R factor — MGDCQSLGDCDDQRIARIYEYLDGALSKADLTDIKAHLDGCPDCAHEYDLECVIRTVVKRSCKEAAPETLKAAILARLHEGKPAGV; from the coding sequence ATGGGCGATTGCCAGAGCCTGGGTGACTGCGACGACCAACGCATTGCCCGGATTTACGAATACCTGGACGGGGCCTTGTCCAAGGCGGACCTGACGGACATCAAGGCCCACCTCGATGGCTGCCCCGACTGCGCCCACGAGTACGATCTTGAATGCGTGATCCGCACCGTGGTGAAGCGCTCCTGCAAGGAAGCCGCACCCGAGACGCTCAAGGCCGCCATTTTGGCCCGGCTGCACGAAGGCAAGCCCGCCGGCGTCTAA
- a CDS encoding LacI family DNA-binding transcriptional regulator, with the protein MTLPLDVSPDRPATIHDVAALSGVAASTVSRALSTPGRVNFRTRARIEAAAAQLHYVPNAQAKALSLGQTRAVAVLVADITNPFYFDIIRGTQLQLKAAGYRQLLVDTEESTEVEVNTAEQLRQTADGLILTASRLSNEALMEMAAKMPIVTINRDVPGVPSVMLDTPTATNQALDHLISLGHTHIAYLAGPETSSSSRRRWEALSAAAEERQVKVVRLGPFAPRTHSGAAAADALVHSGATAGIAFNDLIAIGMLQRLRERKVRVPEDMSIVGCDDIFGADFCSPPLTTVTAPVERAGRDAVTMLLSQLNPGYGTTPRTHAVLPTHLTIRGSTGPAPVH; encoded by the coding sequence ATGACTTTGCCTCTCGACGTTTCGCCGGACCGTCCCGCCACCATCCATGACGTTGCAGCCCTCTCCGGTGTTGCCGCGTCCACCGTCTCCCGTGCCCTGTCCACCCCGGGCCGCGTCAACTTCCGCACCCGGGCCCGGATCGAAGCGGCCGCGGCGCAGCTGCACTATGTACCCAACGCGCAGGCGAAGGCCCTCAGCCTTGGCCAAACCCGCGCCGTTGCCGTCCTGGTCGCGGACATCACCAACCCGTTCTACTTCGACATCATCCGCGGCACCCAGCTGCAGCTCAAGGCCGCCGGCTACCGGCAGTTGCTGGTGGATACAGAGGAATCCACCGAGGTGGAGGTCAACACGGCCGAGCAACTGCGGCAAACAGCGGACGGCCTCATTTTGACGGCATCACGGCTGAGCAACGAGGCGCTGATGGAAATGGCCGCCAAGATGCCGATCGTGACCATCAACCGCGACGTTCCGGGAGTCCCCTCGGTCATGCTCGACACGCCCACCGCCACCAACCAGGCACTGGACCACCTGATCTCGCTGGGCCATACGCATATTGCGTACCTGGCCGGCCCCGAAACCTCCAGTTCCAGCCGTCGCCGGTGGGAGGCGTTGTCGGCGGCCGCCGAGGAACGCCAGGTCAAGGTGGTGCGGTTGGGTCCCTTCGCCCCGCGCACGCACTCGGGCGCCGCGGCGGCGGACGCCCTGGTGCATTCGGGGGCCACCGCCGGCATCGCCTTCAATGACCTGATTGCAATCGGCATGTTGCAACGGCTGCGCGAACGGAAAGTCCGCGTACCCGAGGACATGAGCATCGTGGGTTGCGACGACATCTTTGGAGCCGACTTCTGCAGCCCGCCGCTGACCACGGTGACGGCTCCGGTGGAACGGGCCGGCCGGGATGCGGTGACCATGCTGTTGAGCCAGCTCAATCCCGGCTACGGCACGACGCCGCGCACCCACGCCGTGCTGCCGACCCACCTGACCATCAGGGGCTCCACCGGGCCGGCACCCGTGCACTAG
- a CDS encoding group III truncated hemoglobin yields MSVNANTSGRADISSRDDVLRLVEAFYARAFADDLIGPIFTEVAHMDLAGHLPIMADFWQTVLFRAGLYKRNALQVHFDLDARQPLTAKHFDRWLHLWSATVDDLFSGEKAELAKVQAQRIAGSIHRRVTGRRASEYGTIAVRPDPPK; encoded by the coding sequence ATGAGCGTTAACGCGAACACCTCCGGCAGAGCGGATATTTCGAGCCGGGACGACGTCCTGCGGCTGGTGGAGGCCTTCTACGCAAGGGCTTTCGCCGATGATCTGATCGGCCCCATTTTCACCGAGGTGGCGCACATGGACCTGGCCGGGCACCTGCCGATCATGGCCGACTTTTGGCAGACGGTGCTGTTCCGCGCCGGACTGTACAAGCGCAATGCGCTGCAGGTGCACTTTGACCTTGATGCCAGGCAACCACTGACTGCCAAACACTTCGACCGTTGGCTCCACCTGTGGAGCGCAACGGTCGATGATTTGTTCAGTGGCGAAAAGGCCGAGCTCGCCAAGGTGCAGGCCCAGCGAATCGCCGGATCCATCCACCGCCGCGTAACGGGCCGGCGGGCCAGCGAATACGGGACCATCGCCGTGCGCCCGGACCCGCCCAAATAG
- a CDS encoding GDSL-type esterase/lipase family protein yields MPGLLDRPGIFHLMDQERDAVEKRELRIVAVGDELVAGVGDPRALGWLGRVLARTPQESVSVEPYILASPREGTEALAGRWLLEAGKRFDDFHENRLVIGLSGRDIEYGLSTARSRLNLANILDGATQLNIPVFVVGPPPSLDPALNRKLAELNTAFADVTTRRKHHYVDTFSPLQNHEQWRNDVAVNGGAPGQAGYGLMAWLVLHRGWHQWLDLPEAG; encoded by the coding sequence ATGCCCGGTCTGCTCGACAGGCCGGGCATCTTTCATTTGATGGACCAGGAAAGGGATGCCGTGGAAAAGCGGGAACTGCGAATTGTGGCAGTGGGAGACGAGCTGGTAGCCGGAGTGGGCGATCCCCGAGCACTGGGCTGGCTTGGCCGGGTTCTTGCCAGGACGCCGCAGGAGAGCGTAAGCGTTGAACCTTACATTCTGGCCAGCCCGCGGGAAGGCACCGAGGCGCTGGCGGGCCGCTGGCTGCTGGAGGCGGGGAAGCGTTTCGACGACTTCCACGAAAACCGGCTCGTCATCGGCCTCTCCGGTCGCGACATCGAGTACGGCCTGTCCACGGCGCGCAGCCGGCTGAACCTGGCGAACATCCTCGACGGCGCCACCCAGCTGAACATCCCGGTGTTCGTGGTGGGCCCGCCGCCGTCGCTGGACCCTGCCCTGAACAGAAAACTGGCGGAGCTGAACACGGCGTTTGCCGACGTCACCACGCGGCGCAAGCACCACTACGTGGACACGTTCTCCCCCCTGCAAAACCACGAACAGTGGCGAAACGACGTCGCCGTGAACGGCGGCGCCCCCGGGCAGGCCGGCTACGGCCTCATGGCCTGGCTGGTGCTGCACCGCGGCTGGCACCAATGGCTGGACCTCCCCGAGGCCGGCTAG